From one Eriocheir sinensis breed Jianghai 21 unplaced genomic scaffold, ASM2467909v1 Scaffold741, whole genome shotgun sequence genomic stretch:
- the LOC126994188 gene encoding FK506-binding protein 5-like isoform X23: protein MNLLVVGTIFTVLGLGPLVDATGVAGLRGLPEDETSCLAVVKAALAEYRVLYEQSLKDSPNLMDAKSDVPQKAVPTEEHKEIMPANITNGGLVTEKKEQLSPQESTIVTSVERKNVTEKDDGLQKVERTEEIKEIMPGNITNEVLVKQKEEQLSPQESTIVTSVERKNVTEKDDGLQNVERTEEIKEIMTGNITNEVLVKQKEEQLSPQESTKVTSVERKNVTEKGDGKDVEKETVIQKEVEKNVCDSDIKEVRNEKHLNETIEDLKHQVDDVKNKIKEEKAKAEETNATRSPCVVKEPSAAPVIQDGKVVEKIVPAVTPAKVAEKIHPTMTEGKVPVVTKEKVVEQAAPSVTEEIVSISKEQENVPVMAEEKKVIEKIIPSVTEGKVPVVPQQEVVEKVAPSPTEEKVPVVTQERAVEQNAPQERVIEQAAPQERVIEQAAPQERVIEQAAPEEKATEQAAPTATEEIVTVSKEKEEVPVVVTEEKVPDVTNETVIEKITPSVTEEKDANQRKVVSYEDASENQENQVTGDEETDKTELKFIVTIQERIVREQTVSIIPVMDKGANKRANGKLVKKAMKRVAMKVARAVLEELSREHSTDGEGQ from the exons ATGAACCTTCTTGTAGTCGGCACCATCTTCACCGTGCTGGGGCTGGGGCCCCTCGTTGACGCCACCGGGGTGGCGGGGCTCCGGGGGCTCCCGGAGGACGAGACCTCGTGTCTCGCGGTGGTGAAGGCCGCTCTGGCCGAGTACCGGGTACTCTACGAGCAGAGCCTTAAAGATTCCCCAAATTTGATGGATGCAAAGAGCGATGTTCCGCAGAAAGCAGTACCAACAGAGGAACATAAGGAGATTATGCCAGCCAATATAACGAATGGAGGCTTAGTtacagagaagaaagaacaactttctccacaggaaagcactattgtgacatctgtggaaaggaagaatgttacagagaaggatgatggacttcagaaagtagaacgaaccgaggaaataaaggagattatgcccggcaatataacgaatgaagtgttagtaaaacagaaagaagaacaactttctccacaggaaagcactattgtgacatctgtggaaaggaagaatgttacagaaaaggatgatggacttcagaacgtagaacgaacagaggaaataaaggagattatgaccggcaatataacgaatgaagtgttagtaaaacagaaagaagaacaactttctccacaggaaagcaccaaggtgacatctgtggaaaggaagaatgttacagaaaagggtgatggaaaagatgtcgagaaagaaactgtaattcaaaaagaagtcgaaaagaatgtgtgtgatagcgacatcaaagaggttcgtaacgaaaaacatctgaatgaaacaattgaagacttgaaacaccaagttgatgacgtgaaaaacaagattaaggaagaaaaagcaaaggctgAAGAAACAAATGCTACGCGTAGCCCATGCGTCGTAAAAGAACCAAGTGCTGCCCCTGTCATTCAAGATGGTAAAGTCGTTGAAAAGATAGTCCCTGCTGTGACGCCGGCGAAGGTTGCTGAAAAGATCCATCCCACGatgacggaaggaaaagtccccgttgtgacaaaagagaaggttgttgagcaggctgccccttcggtgacaGAGGAGATCGTAAGCATCTCTAAGGAGCAAGAAAATGTCCCTGTTAtggcagaagagaagaaggttattgaaaagattatcccctcggtgacagaaggaaaagtcccggtagtccctcaacaggaggttgttgaaaaagttgccccatcgccgacagaagaaaaagttcctgttgtgacacaagaaagggctGTTGAGCaaaatgccccacaagaaagggttattgaacaggctgccccacaagaaagggttattgaacaggctgccccacaagaaagggttattgaacaggctgccccagAGGAAAAGGctactgaacaggctgcccctacaGCCACAGAAGAG attgtcactgtttctaaagagaaagaagaagtccctgttgttgtaacagaggaaaaggttcccgaTGTGACaaatgagacagttattgaaaagattactccttccgtaacagaagaaaaagatgccaatcaacggaaggttgtttcttacgaagatgcttcagaaaatcaggaaaatcaagTTACTGGAGATGAGGAAACGGACAAAACTGAATTGAAGTTTATCGTCACCATACAAGAGAGAATAGTCCGTGAACAGACAGTCTCGATCATACCCGTAATGGACAAGGGCGCCAACAAAAGAGCGAATGGAAAATTGGTGaaaaaagcaatgaaaagagTAGCGATGAAGGTGGCCCGTGCTGTGCTGGAAGAACTATCCAGGGAACACAGCACAGATGGGGAGGGACAGTAG
- the LOC126994188 gene encoding neurofilament heavy polypeptide-like isoform X13, whose translation MNLLVVGTIFTVLGLGPLVDATGVAGLRGLPEDETSCLAVVKAALAEYRVLYEQSLKDSPNLMDAKSDVPQKAVPTEEHKEIMPANITNGGLVTEKKEQLSPQESTIVTSVERKNVTEKDDGLQKVERTEEIKEIMPGNITNEVLVKQKEEQLSPQESTIVTSVERKNVTEKDDGLQNVERTEEIKEIMTGNITNEVLVKQKEEQLSPQESTKVTSVERKNVTEKGDGKDVEKETVIQKEVEKNVCDSDIKEVRNEKHLNETIEDLKHQVDDVKNKIKEEKAKAEETNATRSPCVVKEPSAAPVIQDGKVVEKIVPAVTPAKVAEKIHPTMTEGKVPVVTKEKVVEQAAPSVTEEIVSISKEQENVPVMAEEKKVIEKIIPSVTEGKVPVVPQQEVVEKVAPSPTEEKVPVVTQERAVEQNAPQERVIEQAAPQERVIEQAAPQERVIEQAAPEEKATEQAAPQERVIEQAAPEEKATEQAAPTATEEIVTVSKEKEEVPVVVTEEKVPDVTNETVIEKITPSVTEEKDANQRKVVSYEDASENQENQVTGDEETDKTELKFIVTIQERIVREQTVSIIPVMDKGANKRANGKLVKKAMKRVAMKVARAVLEELSREHSTDGEGQ comes from the exons ATGAACCTTCTTGTAGTCGGCACCATCTTCACCGTGCTGGGGCTGGGGCCCCTCGTTGACGCCACCGGGGTGGCGGGGCTCCGGGGGCTCCCGGAGGACGAGACCTCGTGTCTCGCGGTGGTGAAGGCCGCTCTGGCCGAGTACCGGGTACTCTACGAGCAGAGCCTTAAAGATTCCCCAAATTTGATGGATGCAAAGAGCGATGTTCCGCAGAAAGCAGTACCAACAGAGGAACATAAGGAGATTATGCCAGCCAATATAACGAATGGAGGCTTAGTtacagagaagaaagaacaactttctccacaggaaagcactattgtgacatctgtggaaaggaagaatgttacagagaaggatgatggacttcagaaagtagaacgaaccgaggaaataaaggagattatgcccggcaatataacgaatgaagtgttagtaaaacagaaagaagaacaactttctccacaggaaagcactattgtgacatctgtggaaaggaagaatgttacagaaaaggatgatggacttcagaacgtagaacgaacagaggaaataaaggagattatgaccggcaatataacgaatgaagtgttagtaaaacagaaagaagaacaactttctccacaggaaagcaccaaggtgacatctgtggaaaggaagaatgttacagaaaagggtgatggaaaagatgtcgagaaagaaactgtaattcaaaaagaagtcgaaaagaatgtgtgtgatagcgacatcaaagaggttcgtaacgaaaaacatctgaatgaaacaattgaagacttgaaacaccaagttgatgacgtgaaaaacaagattaaggaagaaaaagcaaaggctgAAGAAACAAATGCTACGCGTAGCCCATGCGTCGTAAAAGAACCAAGTGCTGCCCCTGTCATTCAAGATGGTAAAGTCGTTGAAAAGATAGTCCCTGCTGTGACGCCGGCGAAGGTTGCTGAAAAGATCCATCCCACGatgacggaaggaaaagtccccgttgtgacaaaagagaaggttgttgagcaggctgccccttcggtgacaGAGGAGATCGTAAGCATCTCTAAGGAGCAAGAAAATGTCCCTGTTAtggcagaagagaagaaggttattgaaaagattatcccctcggtgacagaaggaaaagtcccggtagtccctcaacaggaggttgttgaaaaagttgccccatcgccgacagaagaaaaagttcctgttgtgacacaagaaagggctGTTGAGCaaaatgccccacaagaaagggttattgaacaggctgccccacaagaaagggttattgaacaggctgccccacaagaaagggttattgaacaggctgccccagAGGAAAAGGctactgaacag gctgccccacaagaaagggttattgaacaggctgccccagAGGAAAAGGctactgaacaggctgcccctacaGCCACAGAAGAG attgtcactgtttctaaagagaaagaagaagtccctgttgttgtaacagaggaaaaggttcccgaTGTGACaaatgagacagttattgaaaagattactccttccgtaacagaagaaaaagatgccaatcaacggaaggttgtttcttacgaagatgcttcagaaaatcaggaaaatcaagTTACTGGAGATGAGGAAACGGACAAAACTGAATTGAAGTTTATCGTCACCATACAAGAGAGAATAGTCCGTGAACAGACAGTCTCGATCATACCCGTAATGGACAAGGGCGCCAACAAAAGAGCGAATGGAAAATTGGTGaaaaaagcaatgaaaagagTAGCGATGAAGGTGGCCCGTGCTGTGCTGGAAGAACTATCCAGGGAACACAGCACAGATGGGGAGGGACAGTAG
- the LOC126994188 gene encoding FK506-binding protein 5-like isoform X6 yields the protein MNLLVVGTIFTVLGLGPLVDATGVAGLRGLPEDETSCLAVVKAALAEYRVLYEQSLKDSPNLMDAKSDVPQKAVPTEEHKEIMPANITNGGLVTEKKEQLSPQESTIVTSVERKNVTEKDDGLQKVERTEEIKEIMPGNITNEVLVKQKEEQLSPQESTIVTSVERKNVTEKDDGLQNVERTEEIKEIMTGNITNEVLVKQKEEQLSPQESTKVTSVERKNVTEKGDGKDVEKETVIQKEVEKNVCDSDIKEVRNEKHLNETIEDLKHQVDDVKNKIKEEKAKAEETNATRSPCVVKEPSAAPVIQDGKVVEKIVPAVTPAKVAEKIHPTMTEGKVPVVTKEKVVEQAAPSVTEEIVSISKEQENVPVMAEEKKVIEKIIPSVTEGKVPVVPQQEVVEKVAPSPTEEKVPVVTQERAVEQNAPQERVIEQAAPQERVIEQAAPQERVIEQAAPEEKATEQAAPQERVIEQAAPQERVIEQAAPEEKATEQAAPTATEEIVTVSKEKEEVPVVVTEEKVPDVTNETVIEKITPSVTEEKDANQRKVVSYEDASENQENQVTGDEETDKTELKFIVTIQERIVREQTVSIIPVMDKGANKRANGKLVKKAMKRVAMKVARAVLEELSREHSTDGEGQ from the exons ATGAACCTTCTTGTAGTCGGCACCATCTTCACCGTGCTGGGGCTGGGGCCCCTCGTTGACGCCACCGGGGTGGCGGGGCTCCGGGGGCTCCCGGAGGACGAGACCTCGTGTCTCGCGGTGGTGAAGGCCGCTCTGGCCGAGTACCGGGTACTCTACGAGCAGAGCCTTAAAGATTCCCCAAATTTGATGGATGCAAAGAGCGATGTTCCGCAGAAAGCAGTACCAACAGAGGAACATAAGGAGATTATGCCAGCCAATATAACGAATGGAGGCTTAGTtacagagaagaaagaacaactttctccacaggaaagcactattgtgacatctgtggaaaggaagaatgttacagagaaggatgatggacttcagaaagtagaacgaaccgaggaaataaaggagattatgcccggcaatataacgaatgaagtgttagtaaaacagaaagaagaacaactttctccacaggaaagcactattgtgacatctgtggaaaggaagaatgttacagaaaaggatgatggacttcagaacgtagaacgaacagaggaaataaaggagattatgaccggcaatataacgaatgaagtgttagtaaaacagaaagaagaacaactttctccacaggaaagcaccaaggtgacatctgtggaaaggaagaatgttacagaaaagggtgatggaaaagatgtcgagaaagaaactgtaattcaaaaagaagtcgaaaagaatgtgtgtgatagcgacatcaaagaggttcgtaacgaaaaacatctgaatgaaacaattgaagacttgaaacaccaagttgatgacgtgaaaaacaagattaaggaagaaaaagcaaaggctgAAGAAACAAATGCTACGCGTAGCCCATGCGTCGTAAAAGAACCAAGTGCTGCCCCTGTCATTCAAGATGGTAAAGTCGTTGAAAAGATAGTCCCTGCTGTGACGCCGGCGAAGGTTGCTGAAAAGATCCATCCCACGatgacggaaggaaaagtccccgttgtgacaaaagagaaggttgttgagcaggctgccccttcggtgacaGAGGAGATCGTAAGCATCTCTAAGGAGCAAGAAAATGTCCCTGTTAtggcagaagagaagaaggttattgaaaagattatcccctcggtgacagaaggaaaagtcccggtagtccctcaacaggaggttgttgaaaaagttgccccatcgccgacagaagaaaaagttcctgttgtgacacaagaaagggctGTTGAGCaaaatgccccacaagaaagggttattgaacaggctgccccacaagaaagggttattgaacaggctgccccacaagaaagggttattgaacaggctgccccagAGGAAAAGGctactgaacag gctgccccacaagaaagggttattgaacaggctgccccacaagaaagggttattgaacaggctgccccagAGGAAAAGGctactgaacaggctgcccctacaGCCACAGAAGAG attgtcactgtttctaaagagaaagaagaagtccctgttgttgtaacagaggaaaaggttcccgaTGTGACaaatgagacagttattgaaaagattactccttccgtaacagaagaaaaagatgccaatcaacggaaggttgtttcttacgaagatgcttcagaaaatcaggaaaatcaagTTACTGGAGATGAGGAAACGGACAAAACTGAATTGAAGTTTATCGTCACCATACAAGAGAGAATAGTCCGTGAACAGACAGTCTCGATCATACCCGTAATGGACAAGGGCGCCAACAAAAGAGCGAATGGAAAATTGGTGaaaaaagcaatgaaaagagTAGCGATGAAGGTGGCCCGTGCTGTGCTGGAAGAACTATCCAGGGAACACAGCACAGATGGGGAGGGACAGTAG
- the LOC126994188 gene encoding FK506-binding protein 5-like isoform X18 produces the protein MNLLVVGTIFTVLGLGPLVDATGVAGLRGLPEDETSCLAVVKAALAEYRVLYEQSLKDSPNLMDAKSDVPQKAVPTEEHKEIMPANITNGGLVTEKKEQLSPQESTIVTSVERKNVTEKDDGLQKVERTEEIKEIMPGNITNEVLVKQKEEQLSPQESTIVTSVERKNVTEKDDGLQNVERTEEIKEIMTGNITNEVLVKQKEEQLSPQESTKVTSVERKNVTEKGDGKDVEKETVIQKEVEKNVCDSDIKEVRNEKHLNETIEDLKHQVDDVKNKIKEEKAKAEETNATRSPCVVKEPSAAPVIQDGKVVEKIVPAVTPAKVAEKIHPTMTEGKVPVVTKEKVVEQAAPSVTEEIVSISKEQENVPVMAEEKKVIEKIIPSVTEGKVPVVPQQEVVEKVAPSPTEEKVPVVTQERAVEQNAPQERVIEQAAPQERVIEQAAPQERVIEQAAPQERVIEQAAPEEKATEQAAPTATEEIVTVSKEKEEVPVVVTEEKVPDVTNETVIEKITPSVTEEKDANQRKVVSYEDASENQENQVTGDEETDKTELKFIVTIQERIVREQTVSIIPVMDKGANKRANGKLVKKAMKRVAMKVARAVLEELSREHSTDGEGQ, from the exons ATGAACCTTCTTGTAGTCGGCACCATCTTCACCGTGCTGGGGCTGGGGCCCCTCGTTGACGCCACCGGGGTGGCGGGGCTCCGGGGGCTCCCGGAGGACGAGACCTCGTGTCTCGCGGTGGTGAAGGCCGCTCTGGCCGAGTACCGGGTACTCTACGAGCAGAGCCTTAAAGATTCCCCAAATTTGATGGATGCAAAGAGCGATGTTCCGCAGAAAGCAGTACCAACAGAGGAACATAAGGAGATTATGCCAGCCAATATAACGAATGGAGGCTTAGTtacagagaagaaagaacaactttctccacaggaaagcactattgtgacatctgtggaaaggaagaatgttacagagaaggatgatggacttcagaaagtagaacgaaccgaggaaataaaggagattatgcccggcaatataacgaatgaagtgttagtaaaacagaaagaagaacaactttctccacaggaaagcactattgtgacatctgtggaaaggaagaatgttacagaaaaggatgatggacttcagaacgtagaacgaacagaggaaataaaggagattatgaccggcaatataacgaatgaagtgttagtaaaacagaaagaagaacaactttctccacaggaaagcaccaaggtgacatctgtggaaaggaagaatgttacagaaaagggtgatggaaaagatgtcgagaaagaaactgtaattcaaaaagaagtcgaaaagaatgtgtgtgatagcgacatcaaagaggttcgtaacgaaaaacatctgaatgaaacaattgaagacttgaaacaccaagttgatgacgtgaaaaacaagattaaggaagaaaaagcaaaggctgAAGAAACAAATGCTACGCGTAGCCCATGCGTCGTAAAAGAACCAAGTGCTGCCCCTGTCATTCAAGATGGTAAAGTCGTTGAAAAGATAGTCCCTGCTGTGACGCCGGCGAAGGTTGCTGAAAAGATCCATCCCACGatgacggaaggaaaagtccccgttgtgacaaaagagaaggttgttgagcaggctgccccttcggtgacaGAGGAGATCGTAAGCATCTCTAAGGAGCAAGAAAATGTCCCTGTTAtggcagaagagaagaaggttattgaaaagattatcccctcggtgacagaaggaaaagtcccggtagtccctcaacaggaggttgttgaaaaagttgccccatcgccgacagaagaaaaagttcctgttgtgacacaagaaagggctGTTGAGCaaaatgccccacaagaaagggttattgaacaggctgccccacaagaaagggttattgaacaggctgccccacaagaaagggttattgaacag gctgccccacaagaaagggttattgaacaggctgccccagAGGAAAAGGctactgaacaggctgcccctacaGCCACAGAAGAG attgtcactgtttctaaagagaaagaagaagtccctgttgttgtaacagaggaaaaggttcccgaTGTGACaaatgagacagttattgaaaagattactccttccgtaacagaagaaaaagatgccaatcaacggaaggttgtttcttacgaagatgcttcagaaaatcaggaaaatcaagTTACTGGAGATGAGGAAACGGACAAAACTGAATTGAAGTTTATCGTCACCATACAAGAGAGAATAGTCCGTGAACAGACAGTCTCGATCATACCCGTAATGGACAAGGGCGCCAACAAAAGAGCGAATGGAAAATTGGTGaaaaaagcaatgaaaagagTAGCGATGAAGGTGGCCCGTGCTGTGCTGGAAGAACTATCCAGGGAACACAGCACAGATGGGGAGGGACAGTAG
- the LOC126994188 gene encoding probable serine/threonine-protein kinase kinX isoform X19: MNLLVVGTIFTVLGLGPLVDATGVAGLRGLPEDETSCLAVVKAALAEYRVLYEQSLKDSPNLMDAKSDVPQKAVPTEEHKEIMPANITNGGLVTEKKEQLSPQESTIVTSVERKNVTEKDDGLQKVERTEEIKEIMPGNITNEVLVKQKEEQLSPQESTIVTSVERKNVTEKDDGLQNVERTEEIKEIMTGNITNEVLVKQKEEQLSPQESTKVTSVERKNVTEKGDGKDVEKETVIQKEVEKNVCDSDIKEVRNEKHLNETIEDLKHQVDDVKNKIKEEKAKAEETNATRSPCVVKEPSAAPVIQDGKVVEKIVPAVTPAKVAEKIHPTMTEGKVPVVTKEKVVEQAAPSVTEEIVSISKEQENVPVMAEEKKVIEKIIPSVTEGKVPVVPQQEVVEKVAPSPTEEKVPVVTQERAVEQNAPQERVIEQAAPQERVIEQAAPQERVIEQAAPQERVIEQAAPQERVIEQAAPTATEEIVTVSKEKEEVPVVVTEEKVPDVTNETVIEKITPSVTEEKDANQRKVVSYEDASENQENQVTGDEETDKTELKFIVTIQERIVREQTVSIIPVMDKGANKRANGKLVKKAMKRVAMKVARAVLEELSREHSTDGEGQ; the protein is encoded by the exons ATGAACCTTCTTGTAGTCGGCACCATCTTCACCGTGCTGGGGCTGGGGCCCCTCGTTGACGCCACCGGGGTGGCGGGGCTCCGGGGGCTCCCGGAGGACGAGACCTCGTGTCTCGCGGTGGTGAAGGCCGCTCTGGCCGAGTACCGGGTACTCTACGAGCAGAGCCTTAAAGATTCCCCAAATTTGATGGATGCAAAGAGCGATGTTCCGCAGAAAGCAGTACCAACAGAGGAACATAAGGAGATTATGCCAGCCAATATAACGAATGGAGGCTTAGTtacagagaagaaagaacaactttctccacaggaaagcactattgtgacatctgtggaaaggaagaatgttacagagaaggatgatggacttcagaaagtagaacgaaccgaggaaataaaggagattatgcccggcaatataacgaatgaagtgttagtaaaacagaaagaagaacaactttctccacaggaaagcactattgtgacatctgtggaaaggaagaatgttacagaaaaggatgatggacttcagaacgtagaacgaacagaggaaataaaggagattatgaccggcaatataacgaatgaagtgttagtaaaacagaaagaagaacaactttctccacaggaaagcaccaaggtgacatctgtggaaaggaagaatgttacagaaaagggtgatggaaaagatgtcgagaaagaaactgtaattcaaaaagaagtcgaaaagaatgtgtgtgatagcgacatcaaagaggttcgtaacgaaaaacatctgaatgaaacaattgaagacttgaaacaccaagttgatgacgtgaaaaacaagattaaggaagaaaaagcaaaggctgAAGAAACAAATGCTACGCGTAGCCCATGCGTCGTAAAAGAACCAAGTGCTGCCCCTGTCATTCAAGATGGTAAAGTCGTTGAAAAGATAGTCCCTGCTGTGACGCCGGCGAAGGTTGCTGAAAAGATCCATCCCACGatgacggaaggaaaagtccccgttgtgacaaaagagaaggttgttgagcaggctgccccttcggtgacaGAGGAGATCGTAAGCATCTCTAAGGAGCAAGAAAATGTCCCTGTTAtggcagaagagaagaaggttattgaaaagattatcccctcggtgacagaaggaaaagtcccggtagtccctcaacaggaggttgttgaaaaagttgccccatcgccgacagaagaaaaagttcctgttgtgacacaagaaagggctGTTGAGCaaaatgccccacaagaaagggttattgaacaggctgccccacaagaaagggttattgaacaggctgccccacaagaaagggttattgaacag gctgccccacaagaaagggttattgaacaggctgccccacaagaaagggttattgaacag gctgcccctacggcgacagaagagattgtcactgtttctaaagagaaagaagaagtccctgttgttgtaacagaggaaaaggttcccgaTGTGACaaatgagacagttattgaaaagattactccttccgtaacagaagaaaaagatgccaatcaacggaaggttgtttcttacgaagatgcttcagaaaatcaggaaaatcaagTTACTGGAGATGAGGAAACGGACAAAACTGAATTGAAGTTTATCGTCACCATACAAGAGAGAATAGTCCGTGAACAGACAGTCTCGATCATACCCGTAATGGACAAGGGCGCCAACAAAAGAGCGAATGGAAAATTGGTGaaaaaagcaatgaaaagagTAGCGATGAAGGTGGCCCGTGCTGTGCTGGAAGAACTATCCAGGGAACACAGCACAGATGGGGAGGGACAGTAG